A section of the Humulus lupulus chromosome 2, drHumLupu1.1, whole genome shotgun sequence genome encodes:
- the LOC133817801 gene encoding proline dehydrogenase 2, mitochondrial-like, with translation MASRVPRGNLLRSLRYFTRPLNSAASSSAFSAPAVPPLNFAEKSDTSVVEEFQTGGPGVFDVYNTQKLFSSIPTKRLLRASANLHVAAIESVVDLGMWVMKSKLMETELVRNVVMETIRHTFFEHFCAGEDTAAAGQTILKLREAGLRGMLVYALEYAADNESCDRNLEGFLRTVESTKSLPPSSASFIIVKITAICPMSVLEKASDLLRWHHQDPSFDLPWKLDSLPIFADSTPMYHTLKKPEPLTQEEERDLHLGYERLLKLCQKCAEANVPLSVDAEHTSIQPIIDYLTYASAVAYNKNDSPIVYGTIQTYLKDAKDRLLLATKAAEGMGVQMGFKVVRGAYMSSETKIATSLGYESPIHNSIQDTHDCYNDCASFMLEKIANGSGALVLASHNVESGRLAAVKARDLGIGKVNHRLEFAQLYGMAESLSFGLRNAGFQVSKYMPFGPIDMVMPYLLRRAEENRGLLSASSLDRHLMRTELKRRLKAAIVGA, from the exons ATGGCCAGCCGTGTTCCCCGAGGAAACCTCCTGCGAAGCCTACGTTACTTCACCAGGCCTCTAAACTCGGCGGCCTCATCCTCGGCCTTCTCAGCTCCGGCCGTTCCGCCGCTTAATTTCGCCGAGAAATCTGATACGTCCGTCGTAGAGGAATTCCAAACTGGAGGCCCCGGGGTGTTTGACGTGTACAACACTCAGAAACTGTTCTCTTCAATTCCGACGAAGAGGCTGCTGAGGGCGTCGGCAAACCTCCACGTCGCGGCGATCGAGTCCGTGGTAGACTTGGGAATGTGGGTGATGAAATCTAAGCTGATGGAGACGGAGTTGGTAAGGAACGTCGTTATGGAAACCATACGTCACACGTTTTTTGAGCATTTTTGCGCCGGCGAGGACACGGCCGCCGCCGGCCAAACCATCTTGAAGCTTCGCGAAGCCGGTCTAAGAGGTATGCTGGTGTACGCGTTGGAGTACGCCGCCGATAACGAGTCATGCGATCGTAATCTTGAAGGCTTTCTTCGCACCGTTGAATCAACCAAGTCTCTTCCTCCTTCCTCT GCGAGTTTCATCATTGTGAAAATCACGGCAATTTGCCCCATGAGTGTGCTTGAGAAAGCCAGTGATTTGCTTAGATGGCATCACCAGGACCCTTCGTTTGATCTCCCATGGAAGCTCGACAGCTTGCCCATTTTCGCAGACTCCACCCCAATGTACCACACCCTTAAAAAACCAGAACCATTAACCCAAGAAGAAGAGAGAGACCTTCACTTAGGCTACGAGAGACTCCTCAAACTGTGTCAAAAATGCGCCGAGGCCAATGTCCCTCTCTCGGTTGATGCCGAGCACACTTCGATTCAACCCATCATTGACTATTTAACGTATGCTTCAGCGGTTGCGTACAATAAAAATGACAGTCCGATTGTGTATGGAACCATCCAAACTTACCTCAAGGACGCAAAAGATAGGTTGCTTCTGGCTACAAAGGCCGCTGAGGGAATGGGAGTCCAAATGGGGTTCAAAGTTGTGAGAGGAGCTTATATGTCCAGCGAGACCAAGATAGCTACTTCTCTGGGCTATGAATCTCCCATTCACAACAGTATTCAGGACACTCATGACTGTTACAACGACTGTGCTTCCTTCATGCTCGAAAAAATCGCTAATGGGTCCGGCGCTTTGGTTCTTGCGAGCCATAATGTTGAGTCAg GGAGACTGGCCGCGGTGAAAGCCCGTGATTTGGGGATTGGAAAAGTGAACCATAGGCTTGAATTCGCGCAGCTTTATGGGATGGCAGAGTCGCTGTCGTTTGGTTTACGAAACGCAGGGTTTCAAGTGAGCAAGTATATGCCGTTTGGGCCTATAGATATGGTGATGCCTTATCTTTTGCGAAGGGCTGAAGAGAATAGGGGTCTCTTATCTGCTTCCTCTCTTGACAGGCACCTCATGAG gaCTGAATTGAAGAGAAGACTGAAAGCAGCCATCGTGGGAGCCTAG